The Arachis ipaensis cultivar K30076 chromosome B07, Araip1.1, whole genome shotgun sequence genome includes a window with the following:
- the LOC110264685 gene encoding uncharacterized protein LOC110264685, whose amino-acid sequence MEEFSSTFMTPITHIGPVRVAIVLRVLFCVQVGGQRLSFLPSVYTPGIRWMNWVSVIFQRLEGCLDRMPSFNHEERSMLVDLDGKDTFLVMLPGFAKERRQDPVLCVLVL is encoded by the exons ATGGAAGAGTTTTCGTCTACTTTTATGACACCCATAACTCACATTGGACCAGTGAGGGTGGCAATAGTTTTACGCGTTCTTTtttgtgtccaagtgggtggccAGCGTCTGTCCTTTCTTCCAAGTGTGTATACTCCAGGTATCAG GTGGATGAATTGGGTGTCTGTTATCTTCCAAAGGCTTGAAGGTTGCTTAGATAGAATGCCATCCTTCAATCACGAGGAAAGGTCTATGCTTGTTGATCTTGATGGCAAAGACACGTTTCTCGTTATGTTACCTGGCTTTGCAAAGGAACGAAGACAGGACCCAGTCCTGTGCGTGTTGGTTCTTTAA
- the LOC107607487 gene encoding protein FAR1-RELATED SEQUENCE 5-like yields MREAIKQVFPYATHQLCAWHLHRNACEKVKNSRFLNDFKKLIYANVSVEEFQVMWGDMVARYNLSSNSWVDQTYELRNLWALAYLRDQFFGQIRTTSQCEGIKSLIKAYVRKKDTLLEFINNIETFVSHYRNNERVAEFNSKYTDPVLVTSSPTLEDFAAKTFTHNMFQEVRKEIEGACAMNTELVIQDGGKLYFKCNSFGVPEIDHVVEFDRVGGMLCECLWFENRGIPCMHIFACLKHQHVEVIPECLVCKRWTKNAKSDFMKSSVDDPSDFDKVLKCRLGVLGAECSRLMDVSCKNSSDFVKAMNDVVNTITKLQKRGENPHNDNLDNDYIVDPLVVKSKGTPKKNSKFNQRRRCSNCGVIGHYNKSCPNVPGRIPKEPVDDDTEKNISSHLDILTKRKRHDSMKNQQKMEKDRNIGGGTTPTS; encoded by the exons ATGAGAGAAGCCATTAAACAGGTCTTTCCTTATGCAACACATCAACTATGTGCATGGCACTTACATAGGAATGCATGCGAGAAGGTTAAGAATAGTAGATTTTTAAATGACTTCAAGAAATTGATTTATGCTAATGTGAGTGTTGAAGAGTTTCAGGTCATGTGGGGAGACATGGTGGCGAGGTATAACTTATCAAGCAACTCTTGGGTCGACCAAACCTATGAGTTGAGGAATTTATGGGCTCTTGCATATTTGAGGGACCAATTTTTTGGGCAAATTAGGACAACATCCCAGTGTGAAGGGATTAAATCTCTGATAAAAGCATATGTAAGAAAGAAAGATACCCTTCTTGAATTCATCAATAACATAGAGACCTTTGTTAGCCATTACAGGAACAATGAAAGAGTTGCAGAGTTCAATAGTAAATATACCGATCCAGTTCTTGTGACTTCTTCGCCGACACTTGAAGATTTTGCTGCAAAGACTTTCACTCATAACATGTTCCAGGAGGTCAGGAAGGAAATTGAGGGTGCTTGTGCTATGAATACAGAGTTGGTAATTCAGGATGGTGGAAAACTATACTTCAAGTGTAACAGTTTTGGAGTGCCAGAGATTGATCATGTGGTTGAGTTTGACAGAGTTGGGGGGATGCTTTGTGAGTGTCTGTGGTTCGAAAATAGAGGGATTCCATGCATGCACATATTTGCATGCCTAAAGCACCAACACGTTGAAGTTATTCCAGAATGCTTAGTGTGCAAGCGTTGGACGAAGAATGCCAAGAGCGATTTTATGAAGTCAAGCGTCGATGATCCAAGTGATTTTGATAAGGTACTAAAGTGTCGTTTGGGTGTGTTGGGTGCTGAGTGTTCTAGGTTGATGGATGTTTCATGTAAGAACTCAAGTGATTTTGTCAAAGCAATGAATGATGTTGTCAACACAATTACAAAACTCCAAAAGCGAGGTGAAAATCCACACAACGATAATTTAGACAATGACTACATTGTTGACCCATTGGTGGTGAAGAGTAAGGGAACTCCcaagaaaaactcaaaatttAATCAACGTAGAAGGTGTTCAAACTGCGGTGTGATAGGGCACTACAACAAAAGTTGTCCTAATGTTCCTGGTAGAATCCCAAAGGAGCCGGTAGACGATGATACAGAAAAGAATATCAGCAGCCATCTTGACATCCTCACTAAG CGCAAAAGACATGACAGTATGAAAAATCAGCAGAAGATGGAAAAAGATAGGAACATTGGTGGTGGAACAACACCAACCTCATAA